A single genomic interval of Coccidioides posadasii str. Silveira chromosome 1, complete sequence harbors:
- a CDS encoding uncharacterized protein (EggNog:ENOG410PFDK~COG:Q~BUSCO:1992at33183), producing MSFIWTAARSGTRVDLRVRGTFLRNHRHVRTLSRSANKFLKISEEVQDAVATGKPVVALETTIYTHGFPYPENVDLAKRLESIVRENGGVPATIGILNGVARVGMSTAELTELTSACREKNVLKVSRRDLGYICGMGLAGKHMHGGTTIAGTMVLAHLAGIKVFATGGLGGVHRGGESSMDISADLTELGRTPVAVISSGCKSFLDIRRTLEVLETQGVVVATFADGRKGPIDFPAFFTRDSGIQSPRTLRDAAEAAAIIYAQSNLQLSSGILFTNPVPEKHSFLKAEMDAIIAKAVELSHIEGVHGSDNTPYVLAKIKELSGGRSVETNRALVECNVEIGTKVAIELGKLESGSKDDGNRYMPVVNGTRQRAKTSESESQDTNPATENASAKPAPKAIEKVDILIAGSLAVDLACDFAPSTGGSNAVSPALYTSNPSVISQSLGGVGYNVALASSYLGSSVLFCSVVANDISGRSALAALQKADKNLHFEGVQTLETAAGARTAQYIAVNDAKKELVLAMADMSILELPSERLKFDEFWEPMIHRTKPTWAVIDANWSPEAMSRWVSLCKAHGIKIAFEPVSALKATRLFSKTKSGNIGNKPIFDPLHTAPTNHLIDIITPNSIELASMHTTAREAGLFHSPEWWKIINSFSLPSAGSRDRFTSLTSAAIVDKGIPQQSIQLLPFIPCIVTKLGKHGALLTQLLPSRDSRLTNPEYAPYILGRAAGSGDGDSETGIGGVYMRLFPAVEKLEEGDVVSVNGAGDTLLGLLVSALAVGENSGRAEKTRVENVIPLAQQASIKTLKSKGGVSPDIKSLRPLLEKL from the exons ATGTCCTTTATCTGGACTGCCGCCCGTAGCGGGACGCGGGTGGACCTGAGAGTCCGGGGAACCTTCCTACGAAACCACCGTCACGTCCGCACTCTTTCTCGGTCCGCCAACAAGTTCTTAAAAATATCTGAAGAGGTTCAGGATGCGGTTGCAACCGGAAAGCCCGTAGTAGCTCTTGAAACCACCATTTATACCCATG GATTCCCCTACCCTGAAAATGTTGACCTTGCGAAACGTCTGGAATCGATCGTCCGAGAAAATGGCGGTGTCCCGGCCACAATTGGCATCCTTAACGGCGTTGCAAGAGTAGGGATGAGCACGGCAGAGCTCACCGAACTCACGTCCGCTTGTCGAGAAAAGAACGTGCTCAAAGTATCACGCCGGGATTTGGGCTATATCTGTGGAATG GGACTGGCTGGAAAACACATGCACGGCGGAACTACGATCGCCGGTACCATGGTCCTTGCCCACCTTGCTGGTATTAAAGTATTTGCTACAGGAGGACTTG GTGGGGTGCACCGTGGTGGCGAGAGCTCCATGGATATATCGG CTGACCTTACTGAACTTGGACGAACTCCTGTTGCGGTAATCAGTTCCGGTTGCAAAAGTTTTCTTGACATTCGGCGAACACTGGAGGTTTTAGAAACCCAAGGGGTTGTGGTAGCCACGTTTGCGGACGGCCGCAAAGGTCCTATTGACTTTCCAGCTTTCTTTACCAGAGATAGTGGAATTCAGTCTCCCAGAACCTTGCGTGATGCAGCGGAGGCCGCAGCAATAATAT ATGCTCAATCGAATCTCCAACTTTCGTCCGGAATTTTATTCACAAATCCAGTTCCTGAAAAGCACTCGTTTCTAAAGGCGGAGATGGACGCTATCATTGCGAAAGCCGTTGAGCTTTCTCATATTGAAGGTGTCCATGGAAGTGACAACACACCATACGTACTAGCAaaaatcaaagagctaagtGGCGGAAGAAGTGTTGAGACGAATAGGGCATTGGTGGAGTGTAATGTAGAAATAGGCACAAAAGTCGCTATCGAGCTTGGGAAATTGGAATCAGGGAGCAAGGATGATGGAAATCG ATATATGCCCGTTGTCAATGGAACAAGGCAAAGGGCTAAGACGTCTGAGTCAGAGTCGCAGGATACCAACCCAGCCACAGAAAACGCTAGTGCTAAACCAGCACCAAAAGCAATTGAAAAAGTAGACATCCTAATAGCCGGCTCGCTGGCGGTTGACTTAGCCTGCGACTTTGCACCCTCGACTGGTGGCAGCAATGCCGTGTCTCCCGCTCTTTATACGTCAAATCCTTCAGTCATCAGCCAAAGTCTAGGAGGTGTCGGATACAACGTGGCTCTGGCATCAAGCTATTTAGGAAGCTCTGTTCTTTTTTGCAGCGTGGTAGCAAACGATATTAGTGGTCGCAGCGCTCTCGCAGCTCTTCAAAAAGCGGATAAAAATCTACACTTCGAAGGTGTTCAAACTCTTGAAACGGCTGCTGGTGCTAGAACGGCACAATACATTGCAGTCAATGATGCTAAGAAAGAACTTGTCCTGGCCATGGCTGACATGAGCATTCTGGAGCTTCCAAGCGAAAGGCTCAAGTTTGATGAATTTTGGGAGCCAATGATCCATCGTACCAAACCGACGTGGGCTGTTATTGACGCGAATTGGAGTCCAGAGGCCATGAGCAGATGGGTGTCTCTATGCAAAGCCCACGGGATTAAAATTGCCTTCGAACCTGTCTCTGCTCTGAAAGCAACCCGTTTGTTTTCCAAAACCAAATCCGGGAATATCGGGAATAAACCGATATTCGATCCTCTCCACACAGCACCAACCAACCATCTAATCGATATAATCACACCCAATAGTATCGAGCTCGCTTCCATGCATACTACCGCAAGAGAGGCCGGCCTCTTCCACAGTCCAGAATGGTGGAAAATCATAAattctttttccctccccaGCGCAGGTTCAAGGGACCGGTTCACTTCGCTTACATCGGCAGCCATTGTGGATAAAGGCATCCCGCAACAGAGCATCCAACTGTTACCGTTCATCCCTTGCATCGTCACCAAGCTAGGCAAGCATGGAGCATTACTTACGCAGCTGTTACCGAGTCGAGATTCGAGACTTACCAACCCGGAATATGCCCCTTACATTCTTGGTAGGGCTGCTGGAAGTGGTGATGGCGACAGCGAGACTGGCATTGGAGGGGTATATATGCGACTTTTCCCAGCCGTAGAGAAATTGGAAGAGGGGGACGTCGTAAGTGTAAATGGAGCTGGTGACACTTTGCTCGGCTTGCTTGTATCGGCGCTAGCAGTAGGAGAGAATAGCGGCAGGGCAGAGAAGACGCGAGTGGAAAATGTCATCCCCTTAGCACAGCAGGCGAGCATTAAAACACTGAAAAGCAAAGGTGGTGTTAGCCCTGATATCAAGAGCCTGCGACCGTTGCTGGAGAAATTATGA
- a CDS encoding uncharacterized protein (EggNog:ENOG410PHF1~COG:Q), which yields MKGIHETLRRRRNSLRERFSHRRQRSSSQSHETESSWRETGAPKLLLTANALYFDHTLFQDFREEGYDIAYLPHAAPPKQYKEQLQRFADVLEEEDRYAIVAYGEAASVVLDACMSPMPRLCAVVAYYPTTIPLAGCGFPSSLNYLIHLAESQPFSGKLNCYTYHRSDVGFAEHDSASYDRVSAQLAWGRTIACLRKGFEVTVDLAPFLENHMKVKFDAKDVDATMETVADDAYVNYVPVMIGGIGADELRRFYSEYFIPRNPPSLDIRLISRTVGIDHVVDELYLSFKHSQEIPWILPGVPPTDRFVEIALVSVVGIRAGKLCHENVYWDQASVLMQIGLLDPKYIPPSFKPVASSTGKIFQLERLPVIGREGARKVLNPESEKSNGLITSQGV from the exons ATGAAAGGCATTCACGAAACATTGCGCCGAAGGAGGAACTCTCTTCGTGAACGTTTCTCCCACCGACGTCAGCGGTCGTCATCCCAAAGCCATGAAACCGAATCATCGTGGCGCGAAACTGGAGCTCCCAAGCTGCTTCTGACCGCTAACGCCCTGTATTTTGACCACACTCTTTTCCAGGACTTCAGAGAAGAGGGATATGATATAGCATACCTCCCCCATGCTGCGCCTCCGAAGCAGTACAAGGAACAGCTGCAGAGATTCGCCgatgttctggaagaagaggatcgaTATGCAATTGTTG CCTATGGGGAAGCCGCTTCGGTTGTCCTCGATGCGTGCATGTCGCCAATGCCGAGACTATGCGCTGTCGTCGCATACTATCCTACCACCATTCCTCTTGCAGGCTGTGGCTTCCCATCTTCTCTAAATTACCTAATTCATCTCGCAGAGTCGCAGCCCTTCTCTGGTAAATTGAATTGTTACACATATCACCGGTCGGACGTAGGATTTGCAGAACACGATTCGGCCTCATATGACCGAGTTAGTGCACAATTGGCATGGGGCCGGACAATTGCCTGCCTAAGAAAGGGGTTTGAGGTCACTGTTGATCTTGCGCCGTTCTTGGAGAACCATATGAAGGTGAAATTTGATGCAAAAGATGTGGATGCGACCATGGAAACTGTAGCAGATGACGCATACGTAAATTATGTGCCTGTCATGATAGGAG GGATTGGCGCAGATGAGCTCCGTCGCTTCTACTCTGAATATTTTATTCCCAGAAATCCACCGTCACTTGATATACGTCTTATCTCTCGGACAGTTGGCATTGACCACGTCGTTGACGAATTATACTTGTCTTTCAAACACTCCCAAGAGATTCCCTGGATCCTCCCAGGCGTCCCTCCAACGGATAGATTCGTGGAAATAGCACTAGTAAGTGTCGTTGGTATCCGTGCTGGGAAGCTATGCCATGAAAACGTTTATTGGGACCAGGCAAGTGTTTTGATGCAAATTGGCTTGTTGGATCCCAAATATATTCCACCAAGTTTTAAGCCGGTAGCTAGCTCCACGGGCAAAATATTCCAGTTGGAGAGATTACCGGTGATTGGACGTGAAGGCGCCCGGAAAGTATTGAATCCTGAATCAGAGAAAAGCAATGGCTTAATAACCAGCCAGGGAGTCTAA
- a CDS encoding uncharacterized protein (EggNog:ENOG410PG2J~COG:S~TransMembrane:11 (n2-13c19/20o35-56i116-135o175-194i663-686o712-737i758-785o805-834i855-874o880-898i919-939o951-970i)~BUSCO:761at33183): MAAAASPSVTAAVSAALDAQSGTGQRSAGISISTFLASLATAIIVFAVEFLLFLALKGKLVRIYQPRTYLVPERERTAPSPPGLFQWIGPVFKTSNSEFIQKCGLDAYFFLRYLRMLLKIFIPLSLLILPTLLPVNKVDGRDRSFLHGASGARYNVTGLDQLAWGNVKPENSNRYWAHLILAVVVIVYVCAVFFDELRGYIRLRQAYLTSPQHRLRASATTVLVTSIPEKWLSIEALDNLFDVYPGGVRNIWLNRNLDQLSAKIKLRNKLALVLEAAETELIKKCKKAQLKMAKSERKKSGKHSKEDLQREETEAEKRASKLVDSAGVSSGNPHQIAHTIQQALRSGADRDSDSEDDSREKHKTVRRVGTDVAEMGSTVHGGVRNVGQNLEGRLTNTGGLTIERSESIAGSVSTMNTTPSGKPTGFRQSINETPLPSQEELHEDTEDVPDETRFGPLTFDGAADKPPRRSRLWRKKPAALTDGVDRHGDELPLTVQSPVSRGTTAETEGSKHKKKHDKSKKDEYQDNEEYPVAYNEAYEEDDYGEPLWMKYIKEKDRETMRVPIFDSIWMPSLPLIGKKVDTIYYCRKELARLNLEIEIDQQHPEKFPLMNSAFVQFNHQVAAHMACQSVAHHIPQQMAPRLVEISPDDVIWDNMSIRWWERYLRTFGVVIIVSAMVIGWAFPVAFTGLLSQLSYLEGNIVWLRWLSRLPQWLLSAIQGILPPLFLSILMALLPLMLRFLSKNQGVHTGMAIELTVQNYFFAFLFVQLFLVVSISSGFSTIFNSIKDVTSVPELLATNIPKSSNYFFSYMVLQAMSVSAGALVQIFNLVSWFILAPIFDSTARMKWARTTNLNQMQWGTFFPVYTTLASIGLIYCVISPLIMIFNVLTFTLFWVVYRYNTLYVTKFRFDTGGLLFPKAINQLFTGVYVMEICLIGMFFLVRDEKGEVACEGQAICMIVLLIATILFQFLLNRAFQPLFRYLPITLEDEASQRDEEFARAQRRRLGLEDGEDEEEDTSPDDKKHKRENDIELNRIDSKKPQRNAVTRLIPGKSGARPLSWADPSRKQRSRYFGGRPDPNMPTIQRMRQKLAEDTEAQAPTSSINQALFGGIHDELEDLTPDERDQLVQRAFQHEALRMKRPVIWIPRDDLGVSDDEVFRTQRFSKHIWISNEYQALDGRCRAIFSRSPPDFSEVDLIQL; encoded by the exons atggcagcagcagcaagtCCATCTGTTACAGCTGCCGTGAGTGCTGCCCTTGATGCTCAAAGCGGCACTGGCCAGAGGTCCGCAGGCATATCAATATCCACATTTCTCGCCTCACTGGCAACTGCTATTATTGTCTTTGCCgttgaatttcttcttttcctcgcCCTCAAGGGGAAATTGGTTCGGATCTA CCAACCACGTACGTATCTTGTCCCCGAGCGTGAACGCACCGCTCCCTCTCCTCCAGGTCTGTTCCAATGGATTGGGCCCGTTTTCAAAACCTCGAACTCGGAGTTCATTCAAAAGTGCGGTCTTGATGCCTATTTCTTTTTACGGTACCTACGAATGCTACTTAAAATTTTCATACCCCTCTCGCTACTCATTCTACCGACCCTTCTGCCGGTGAACAAAGTCGATGGCAGGGATAGGAGTTTCCTCCATGGTGCCAGTGGCGCAAGGTATAACGTCACCGGGCTGGATCAATTGGCCTGGGGAAACGTGAAGCCTGAAAACAGTAACCGCTACTGGGCCCACTTGATTCTTGCTGTTGTCGTGATTGTGTATGTATGCGCTGTCTTCTTTGACGAGCTTCGGGGTTATATACGGCTGCGACAAGCCTACCTGACATCCCCTCAACACCGTCTGCGAGCATCTGCTACCACGGTGCTCGTAACATCCATTCCGGAAAAATGGCTGTCTATCGAAGCATTGGATAATCTTTTTGATGTATATCCTGGAGGAGTTCGAAATATTTGGCTGAACCGGAACCTTGATCAGCTAAGCGCTAAAATTAAATTACGAAACAAATTGGCTTTGGTACTTGAAGCTGCAGAAACCGAGCTGATCAAGAAATGCAAGAAAGCACAATTGAAAATGGCAAAGTCGGAGAGAAAGAAATCAGGGAAGCATTCTAAAGAAGACCTTCAGCGCGAAGAGACAGAAGCGGAGAAAAGAGCGTCTAAGCTCGTCGACAGCGCCGGTGTGAGCTCTGGCAATCCGCATCAAATAGCCCATACCATTCAACAGGCACTACGATCCGGTGCAGATCGAGATTCGGATTCAGAAGACGATTCACGAGAAAAGCATAAAACTGTTCGTCGAGTTGGAACCGACGTGGCAGAAATGGGGAGTACAGTGCATGGGGGAGTAAGGAATGTTGGACAAAACTTAGAGGGTCGCTTGACAAACACTGGTGGTTTGACTATTGAGCGATCCGAGAGCATTGCCGGGTCAGTTTCAACTATGAATACTACGCCTTCTGGGAAACCAACGGGATTTCGTCAGTCCATAAACGAAACCCCACTCCCATCCCAGGAAGAACTCCATGAGGACACTGAGGACGTCCCTGACGAAACCCGATTCGGCCCTCTAACATTTGACGGAGCAGCTGATAAACCACCTCGACGGTCAAGGCTATGGAGGAAGAAGCCTGCGGCACTGACTGATGGCGTTGATCGCCACGGAGATGAGCTTCCCCTCACTGTTCAAAGCCCAGTGTCCCGCGGCACGACAGCCGAGACCGAAGGTTCCAAACACAAGAAGAAACACGACAAGTctaagaaagatgaatatcaAGACAATGAGGAATATCCAGTTGCCTATAACGAAGCATacgaagaagatgattaCGGCGAGCCACTTTGGATGAAGTACATCAAGGAGAAAGATCGCGAAACCATGCGTGTTCCAATTTTTGATTCGATCTGGATGCCTTCCTTGCCACTTATTGGAAAGAAGGTGGATACGATATACTACTGTCGCAAGGAGCTGGCTCGTTTAAACCTGGAGATTGAAATCGACCAGCAACATCCAGAGAAATTTCCTCTTATGAATTCGGCTTTCGTACAATTCAATCATCAGGTTGCTGCGCATATGGCTTGCCAATCCGTTGCCCATCACATCCCCCAGCAAATGGCTCCACGGCTCGTCGAGATCTCACCGGACGACGTGATATGGGATAATATGTCAATCCGATGGTGGGAGAGGTATTTGAGGACCTTTGGCGTTGTCATTATTGTGTCTGCTATGGTTATCGGCTGGGCATTCCCTGTTGCATTCACCGGCTTGCTTTCCCAGCTCTCGTACCTGGAAGGCAATATCGTGTGGCTTAGGTGGCTTTCACGTCTCCCTCAATGGCTTCTTTCCGCCATCCAAGGCATCTTACCGCCTTTATTCCTGTCCATTTTGATGGCTCTATTACCCCTTATGCTCCGTTTTCTCTCGAAGAACCAGGGAGTTCATACAGGCATGGCCATTGAACTTACAGTTCAAAACTATTTTTTTGCATTCTTATTTGTACAGCTGTTTCTCGTCGTCTCTATTTCATCCGGCTTCTCGACGATCTTTAATTCGATCAAAGACGTGACAAGCGTACCTGAGCTTCTGGCAACGAATATACCCAAATCTAGCAACTACTTTTTCTCTTATATGGTTCTCCAGGCTATGTCGGTCAGCGCCGGTGCTCTCGTTCaaattttcaatttggtgAGCTGGTTCATACTGGCGCCGATTTTTGATAGCACTGCAAGAATGAAGTGGGCTAGGACGACAAACTTGAATCAGATGCAGTGGGGAACATTCTTCCCGGTGTATACCACTCTCGCGTCAATCG GGCTGATCTACTGCGTCATATCCCCCCTAATCATGATATTTAACGTGCTTACATTTACGCTGTTTTGGGTTGTCTACCGGTACAACACGCTTTATGTGACGAAGTTCCGCTTCGATACTGGCGGCTTACTCTTTCCCAAAGCTATAAACCAGCTTTTCACCGGCGTGTACGTTATGGAGATTTGCCTTATTGGTATGTTCTTCCTCGTCCGCGACGAGAAAGGCGAGGTTGCATGCGAAGGCCAAGCTATCTGTATGATAGTCCTTCTTATTGCTACCATCCTTTTCCAATTTCTTTTAAACCGGGCATTCCAACCTCTCTTTCGGTACCTGCCGATAACGCTGGAGGACGAAGCCAGTCAGCGCGACGAGGAATTTGCTCGTGCCCAGAGACGCCGACTAGGACTggaagatggagaagacGAAGAGGAAGATACCAGCCCTGACGACAAAAAGCATAAGCGAGAGAATGATATTGAGCTGAACCgtattgacagcaaaaaGCCCCAAAGAAACGCAGTCACCCGGCTTATCCCTGGGAAGAGTGGCGCTAGACCTCTTTCCTGGGCGGATCCTTCTCGAAAACAAAGATCTCGCTACTTTGGTGGCAGGCCGGACCCGAACATGCCTACGATACAGCGTATGCGGCAAAAGCTTGCAGAAGATACCGAGGCCCAAGCACCGACCAGTTCGATAAACCAGGCCTTGTTTGGCGGTATCCACGATGAGCTAGAAGACTTAACCCCCGATGAGCGTGACCAGCTTGTTCAACGTGCCTTCCAGCACGAGGCGCTTCGCATGAAGAGGCCTGTGATCTGGATCCCACGGGATGATCTAGGTGTGAGCGACGATGAAGTGTTCCGCACGCAGAGGTTCAGCAAACATATATGGATTAGTAATGAGTATCAGGCGTTGGATGGACGTTGTCGTGCCATTTTCAGTCGAAGCCCCCCTGATTTCTCGGAGGTCGATCTCATTCAACTCTAG
- the FMN1 gene encoding riboflavin kinase (EggNog:ENOG410PQKB~COG:H~BUSCO:12865at33183) — MRPDTPRDPLAGPDSGPESPYPIRLSGPVIKGFGRGSKELGIPTANIPADGLSEHPGLESGVYYGVAALDPSRFQPTDAEIQKDRPSNETTILPCVLSIGYNPFYKNTVRSVEIHILPHLSLQSSPSASPLSSTPTPDPTSSPGDNSASKPPHTRHHFHHFPDFYGTPLNLLILGYIRPEYDYVSLEALVEDIRVDCEVAKRSLARRKYICFIQEGGDVDDEGTKEARKWLRTF, encoded by the exons ATGCGACCTGATACCCCGCGGGATCCGCTTGCTGGGCCAGACAGCGGCCCCGAGTCCCCATATCCCATCCGGCTCTCTGGACCCGTCATAAAAGGCTTTGGAAGGGGAAGTAAGGAG CTCGGCATCCCGACGGCCAATATCCCAGCAGACGGACTTTCCGAACACCCCGGTCTCGAATCAGGAGTATACTACGGCGTTGCGGCTTTGGATCCCTCCAGATTCCAACCAACCGACGCCGAGATCCAAAAAGACCGACCCAGCAATGAAACCACAATCCTTCCGTGCGTGCTAAGTATCGGATACAACCCCTTTTACAAGAACACCGTTCGCTCCGTG GAAATCCACATCTTACCACATCTCTCCCTTCAATCATCCCCTTCCGCCTCGCCTCTCTCGTCCACTCCTACTCCAGACCCCACCTCCTCTCCAGGTGACAACAGCGCCAGCAAACCTCCGCACACACGCCATCACTTCCACCACTTCCCTGATTTCTACGGCACGCCTCTTAACCTGCTCATTCTGGGATATATCCGGCCCGAGTACGACTATGTCAGTCTAGAGGCGTTGGTGGAAGATATCCGGGTCGACTGCGAGGTCGCGAAGAGAAGTCTGGCGAGGAGGAAGTATATTTGTTTTATACAGGAAGGCGGAGACGTGGATGATGAAGGGACCAAGGAAGCGAGGAAGTGGCTGAGGACGTTTTGA
- the ERT1 gene encoding Transcriptional regulator of nonfermentable carbon utilization (EggNog:ENOG410PGKG~COG:K~BUSCO:3775at33183): MTANAINGPVLPTPLATPGDNNKSADTTMADQGTRPESQPQGQNNGAKPQNGQTKPMSAANAKDPLRPRRKKAKRACFACQRAHLTCGDERPCQRCIKRGIQNACHDGVRKKAKYLHDAPNEALMPHLQGHLYTTQANTARNTIPLTRNGSNSKTNFYPQQQSSFNNFYQNKPDPTLNQPQLHDTGRPDTFPSQSPVSPTFNMTANPAASGNQGLPSSLSASNSNASGQAQNGFGSAFFDPSDPALFNFDLASMNFGNHYGALEFGMLGHMATGAGETPPSDGATQHGSVGRSGSGTYTAGSNFGESPTGQPSFLFGDPTIGGDWTSSVNTRNIYGQNMNNMSETPHAFAIESAPANFASPNSIESPLLTNTTTFDDNTAPTYANRANINSVPSQRQPVVSTPQLKHLQVGKRRQRNPSAIYDSVKEPYSYTTGFHSLTAFIQRRFSPQNTLRIAKALASIRPSFIATTKTLNRDDLIFMEKCFQRTLWEYEDFINACGTPTIVCRRTGEIAAVGKEFSILTGWKKEVLLGKEPNLNINTGGSSGAMSGVTSRGSFTPRTGMDINPTGRTQPVFLAELLDDESVVEFYEDFAKLAFGDSRGSVMTTCKLLKYKTKADMDMLSGTTSSAGGENEHGAAGNGDVKPENGMGASNGQSQHSLQRQRKWSRGGIAGEAGMNQLGFKDGKVECSYCWTVKRDVFDIPMLIVMNFLPCI; the protein is encoded by the exons ATGACGGCTAATGCCATAAACGGGCCCGTTCTTCCGACACCGCTTGCAACCCCTGGGGATAACAACAAGTCTGCGGATACAACTATGGCCGATCAGGGCACCCGGCCCGAGTCACAGCCTCAGGGTCAGAATAACGGTGCCAAACCCCAAAACGGCCAAACGAAACCCATGTCGGCCGCAAACGCGAAGGATCCCTTGCGTCCTCGAAGGAAAAAGGCAAAGAGAGCCTGTTTTGCCTGTCAGCGGGCCCACCTTACGTGTG GTGACGAGAGACCGTGTCAGCGTTGTATTAAACGCGGAATTCAAAATGCGTGTCACGACGGTGTGCGCAAAAAGGCGAAATATCTGCACGATGCCCCAAATGAAGCCCTCATGCCTCATCTCCAAGGACATTTATATACCACCCAGGCAAACACAGCTCGCAACACCATACCTCTCACCCGCAATGGCTCCAATTCCAAAACCAATTTCTACCCTCAACAACAAAGCAGTTTCAACAATTTCTACCAGAATAAACCAGATCCCACGTTAAACCAGCCACAACTCCATGACACCGGCAGACCCGACACCTTTCCTTCCCAGTCTCCCGTTTCGCCAACCTTCAACATGACAGCCAACCCAGCAGCATCTGGAAACCAGGGTCTACCCTCTTCCCTTTCTGCTTCGAACAGTAATGCTTCAGGCCAGGCCCAAAATGGATTCGGCTCTGCATTCTTTGACCCCAGCGACCCAGCCCTATTTAATTTTGATCTTGCAAGTATGAATTTTGGAAACCACTACGGTGCTTTGGAATTCGGTATGCTTGGACACATGGCGACCGGCGCTGGAGAGACACCGCCAAGCGACGGTGCGACTCAACATGGTTCTGTTGGCCGAAGCGGCTCCGGCACATACACGGCCGGGTCAAATTTCGGAGAAAGCCCTACGGGGCAGCCTTCCTTTCTATTTGGCGACCCTACCATTGGAGGCGATTGGACATCGTCTGTGAATACGCGGAACATATATGGCCAAAATATGAACAATATGTCAGAGACGCCGCACGCTTTTGCGATTGAGAGCGCACCGGCAAATTTTGCGAGTCCAAATTCGATAGAGAGTCCGCTACTCACAAACACCACAACATTTGACGATAACACCGCTCCAACGTATGCCAACCGTGCCAATATCAACTCAGTGCCCTCGCAGAGACAGCCAGTGGTTTCAACGCCACAACTCAAACATCTGCAGGTGGGAAAACGGAGACAACGAAATCCTTCCGCCATTTACGACAGTGTCAAGGAGCCTTACTCGTATACCACGGGCTTCCATTCCCTTACAGCTTTCATCCAACGACGTTTTTCTCCTCAGAACACGTTACGGATAGCGAAAGCTTTGGCGTCAATTCGTCCTTCGTTCATCGCCACGACGAAAACACTCAACCGGGACGATCTGATATTCATGGAGAAATGCTTCCAGCGCACGTTATGGGAATATGAGGATTTCATCAACGCATGCGGCACACCGACGATCGTGTGTCGACGAACGGGCGAAATCGCCGCTGTGGGCAAGGAATTTAGCATCCTCACCGGATGGAAAAAGGAGGTTCTTCTCGGCAAAGAGCCCAACCTGAACATCAATACCGGTGGGTCCTCCGGGGCCATGTCCGGAGTCACCTCCAGGGGAAGTTTCACGCCTCGCACAGGAATGGACATCAACCCCACCGGCCGAACGCAGCCGGTATTCCTGGCCGAGTTGCTGGACGATGAGAGCGTGGTGGAATTCTATGAAGATTTCGCGAAACTTGCGTTTGGCGATTCGCGAGGAAGCGTGATGACAACGTGCAAACTGCTGAAATACAAGACCAAGGCGGACATGGACATGCTCTCCGGGACCACCAGCAGCGCTGGAGGGGAAAACGAACATGGCGCTGCCGGAAACGGCGATGTCAAGCCCGAAAACGGTATGGGCGCGAGCAATGGACAGTCGCAGCACTCGTTGCAACGACAGCGGAAGTGGAGCAGAGGGGGAATCGCCGGCGAAGCAGGGATGAACCAGTTAGGGTTCAAAGATGGTAAAGTGGAATGCAGTTACTGTTGGACTGTGAAAAGAGATGTCTTCGATATACCCATGTTGATTGTTATGAAT TTTCTGCCATGCATTTAA